One genomic window of Caenorhabditis elegans chromosome I includes the following:
- the bet-1 gene encoding Bromodomain-containing protein bet-1 (Confirmed by transcript evidence), giving the protein MSEGSGDQSQQRPWASPRQQPIKGIVQPRVLPPFGKPTRHTNKLDYIMTTVLKEAGKHKHVWPFQKPVDAVALCIPLYHERVARPMDLKTIENRLKSTYYTCAQECIDDIETVFQNCYTFNGKEDDVTIMAQNVHEVIKKSLEQAPREEHDMDVYWGKNKKKPAKSDGGSKSSSSKKNDARGPSEAPSEAGSEVSSVTTASAAAPTVSESASVAAKPERKVAGKKTGKRKAESEDDEKPEPLRAKREVAVVKKEVHQPLLPSMKPCLKLLNDFSTKKYQEFAWPFNEPVDAEQLGLHDYHKIIKEPMDLKSMKAKMESGAYKEPSDFEHDVRLMLRNCFLYNPVGDPVHSFGLRFQEVFDRRWAELGDSSSRASSVAPQSAPIAPTPKVAKSSAPKEPKESRKEHKKETTFEASGAKSEDLMQINNALSMIREREEKLKAELAAAQAIKDKLTSVKNRREDNPNEPFPEKLINETRALCTTQVGQNASSSSASSAALRNGRSKKAASARLYGYEFDSDDEDNKMALTYEEKRNLSNLINNLPNNQLNTIISIIQRRERSALMQQQLDDSEVELDFESLGDMCLREMGAFIKTIPTLNGNGDDEKPKTSSNPTSSGATGSKGSSSLESKNGKKKKNFNMSESSDDETSNSRKRRKRESSESQSSSSSDDDSDDEDRPSIPRKSGQPPSTSREWNQSSAPPPRMGGMGGQPPMSRVPASSSTSVSAIGKNNAAASSNSYQAPKPAPVPAPTSSRPPAAPRPPSKPKKTGGASILDTLLPDTFGASPPQSQPTTSATIRSPTESQPGNGEDEQTRIQRMRMEAKRARQKEDEGSVSLSNQMEMMAAFEFDNTY; this is encoded by the exons atgtctgAGGGCAGCGGAGACCAATCACAACAACGACCATGGGCAAGTCCGCGACAG CAACCAATCAAAGGAATCGTACAGCCACGAGTACTTCCACCATTCGGAAAGCCAACACGACACACAAACAAACTGGACTACATTATGACAACAGTACTCAAAGAGGCTGGAAAACATAAACATGTCTGGCCGTTTCAGAAGCCCGTCGATGCGGTTGCTTTATGTATTCCT CTATATCACGAGAGAGTCGCCCGACCAATGGACTTGAAAACAATCGAGAATAGACTGAAAAGTACTTATTACACATGTGCTCAAGAATGCATTGAT gatatcgaaacagttttccaaaactgCTACACATTCAATGGGAAAGAGGACGACGTGACAATTATGGCCCAAAATGTGCACGAAGTGATAAAAAAGTCACTGGAACAAGCACCTCGCGAAGAGCATGATATGGATGTTTATTGgggaaaaaataagaaaaaaccggcaaaaagtGACGGTGGATCGAAATCTTCGTCGAGCAAGAAGAATGATGCTCGTGGACCATCTGAAGCACCGTCAGAGGCTGGAAGTGAAGTTTCGTCTGTAACAACAGCATCAGCAGCAGCCCCGACGGTTTCTGAGTCTGCGAGTGTTGCCGCGAAG ccaGAACGAAAAGTGGCCGGAAAGAAGACGGGAAAACGAAAAGCCGAATCAGAAGATGACGAGAAGCCGGAACCTTTGAGAGCAAAACGAGAGGTGGCTGTTGTCAAAAAAGAAGTTCATCAGCCATTGCTCCCAAGTATGAAGCCCTGTCTGAAGCTGCTCAatgatttttctacaaaaaaatatcag GAATTTGCTTGGCCATTCAACGAACCAGTAGACGCTGAACAACTGGGACTCCATGATTATcataaaattatcaaagaaCCAATGGATCTGAAATCAATGAAAGCAAAAATGGAAAGTGGAGCATACAAGGAACCTTCAGATTTCGAGCATGATGTTCGTTTAATGCTCAGGAATTGTTTTCTTTATAATCCAGTCGGTGATCCGGTTCACAGTTTTGGTCTTAGGTTTCAAGAAGTTTTTGATAGACGATGGGCTGAACTAGGTGATTCGAGTTCTCGTGCTTCATCAGTTGCACCTCAATCAGCTCCGATTGCTCCAACTCCGAAAGTAGCAAAATCAAGTGCTCCAAAAGAACCGAAAGAGTCTCGAAAAGAGCATAAAAAGGAGACGACTTTTGAAGCAAGCGGTGCAAAATCGGAGGATTTAATGCAGATAAACAACGCGTTGAGCATGATTCGAGAACGTGAGGAAAAGCTTAAAGCAGAGCTCGCCGCTGCACAAGCGATAAAGGATAAACTGACGAGTGTGAAGAATCGACGAGAAGATAATCCGAATGAGCCATTTCCGGAGAAGCTTATCAATGAGACAAGAGCCTTGTGCACGACGCAAGTTGGACAAAATGCTTCAAGttcttcagcttcttctgCTGCTTTGAGg aacggaCGAAGCAAAAAAGCAGCATCCGCACGTCTCTATGGTTACGAATTTGATTCGGATGATGAGGATAATAAGATGGCACTGACTTATGAGGAAAAACGAAACTTGAGCAATCTGATTAATAATTTACCCAACAATCAACTCAACACCATAATTTCGATTATTCAACGGAGAGAACGAAGCgct ctgatGCAACAACAACTCGATGACAGTGAGGTTGAACTGGATTTCGAATCACTTGGAGATATGTGCCTGAGAGAAATGGGTGCATTTATCAAAACAATTCCAACATTAAACGGAAATGGCGATGATGAGAAGCCGAAAACGTCTTCGAATCCGACATCTTCTGGAGCAACAGGATCAAAGGGTTCGTCGTCGTTGGAGagcaaaaatggaaagaaaa agaaaaacttcaatatGTCCGAATCCTCGGATGATGAGACGTCGAATAGTCGAAAACGTCGAAAGAGAGAGAGCAGTGAATCACAGAGCTCTTCGTCCAGTGATGATGATTCAGATGATGAGGATAGGCCGA GTATTCCCCGTAAATCAGGTCAACCACCATCAACATCACGTGAATGGAATCAATCATCAGCTCCTCCACCACGAATGGGAGGAATGGGAGGACAACCACCAATGTCACGAGTACCTGCATCATCATCCACATCTGTATCAGCAATCGGAAAGAACAACGCAGCCGCCTCGTCGAATTCATATC AAGCTCCAAAACCTGCACCAGTACCAGCACCAACATCATCAAGACCTCCGGCAGCACCGAGACCACCGTCAAAACCAAAGAAAACGGGTGGAGCGAGTATTCTTGATACTCTACTTCCAGATACATTTGGAGCATCACCTCCCCAG
- the bet-1 gene encoding Bromodomain-containing protein bet-1 (Confirmed by transcript evidence): MSEGSGDQSQQRPWASPRQQPIKGIVQPRVLPPFGKPTRHTNKLDYIMTTVLKEAGKHKHVWPFQKPVDAVALCIPLYHERVARPMDLKTIENRLKSTYYTCAQECIDDIETVFQNCYTFNGKEDDVTIMAQNVHEVIKKSLEQAPREEHDMDVYWGKNKKKPAKSDGGSKSSSSKKNDARGPSEAPSEAGSEVSSVTTASAAAPTVSESASVAAKPERKVAGKKTGKRKAESEDDEKPEPLRAKREVAVVKKEVHQPLLPSMKPCLKLLNDFSTKKYQEFAWPFNEPVDAEQLGLHDYHKIIKEPMDLKSMKAKMESGAYKEPSDFEHDVRLMLRNCFLYNPVGDPVHSFGLRFQEVFDRRWAELGDSSSRASSVAPQSAPIAPTPKVAKSSAPKEPKESRKEHKKETTFEASGAKSEDLMQINNALSMIREREEKLKAELAAAQAIKDKLTSVKNRREDNPNEPFPEKLINETRALCTTQVGQNASSSSASSAALRNGRSKKAASARLYGYEFDSDDEDNKMALTYEEKRNLSNLINNLPNNQLNTIISIIQRRERSALMQQQLDDSEVELDFESLGDMCLREMGAFIKTIPTLNGNGDDEKPKTSSNPTSSGATGSKGSSSLESKNGKKTSEKNFNMSESSDDETSNSRKRRKRESSESQSSSSSDDDSDDEDRPSIPRKSGQPPSTSREWNQSSAPPPRMGGMGGQPPMSRVPASSSTSVSAIGKNNAAASSNSYQAPKPAPVPAPTSSRPPAAPRPPSKPKKTGGASILDTLLPDTFGASPPQFFQSQPTTSATIRSPTESQPGNGEDEQTRIQRMRMEAKRARQKEDEGSVSLSNQMEMMAAFEFDNTY; this comes from the exons atgtctgAGGGCAGCGGAGACCAATCACAACAACGACCATGGGCAAGTCCGCGACAG CAACCAATCAAAGGAATCGTACAGCCACGAGTACTTCCACCATTCGGAAAGCCAACACGACACACAAACAAACTGGACTACATTATGACAACAGTACTCAAAGAGGCTGGAAAACATAAACATGTCTGGCCGTTTCAGAAGCCCGTCGATGCGGTTGCTTTATGTATTCCT CTATATCACGAGAGAGTCGCCCGACCAATGGACTTGAAAACAATCGAGAATAGACTGAAAAGTACTTATTACACATGTGCTCAAGAATGCATTGAT gatatcgaaacagttttccaaaactgCTACACATTCAATGGGAAAGAGGACGACGTGACAATTATGGCCCAAAATGTGCACGAAGTGATAAAAAAGTCACTGGAACAAGCACCTCGCGAAGAGCATGATATGGATGTTTATTGgggaaaaaataagaaaaaaccggcaaaaagtGACGGTGGATCGAAATCTTCGTCGAGCAAGAAGAATGATGCTCGTGGACCATCTGAAGCACCGTCAGAGGCTGGAAGTGAAGTTTCGTCTGTAACAACAGCATCAGCAGCAGCCCCGACGGTTTCTGAGTCTGCGAGTGTTGCCGCGAAG ccaGAACGAAAAGTGGCCGGAAAGAAGACGGGAAAACGAAAAGCCGAATCAGAAGATGACGAGAAGCCGGAACCTTTGAGAGCAAAACGAGAGGTGGCTGTTGTCAAAAAAGAAGTTCATCAGCCATTGCTCCCAAGTATGAAGCCCTGTCTGAAGCTGCTCAatgatttttctacaaaaaaatatcag GAATTTGCTTGGCCATTCAACGAACCAGTAGACGCTGAACAACTGGGACTCCATGATTATcataaaattatcaaagaaCCAATGGATCTGAAATCAATGAAAGCAAAAATGGAAAGTGGAGCATACAAGGAACCTTCAGATTTCGAGCATGATGTTCGTTTAATGCTCAGGAATTGTTTTCTTTATAATCCAGTCGGTGATCCGGTTCACAGTTTTGGTCTTAGGTTTCAAGAAGTTTTTGATAGACGATGGGCTGAACTAGGTGATTCGAGTTCTCGTGCTTCATCAGTTGCACCTCAATCAGCTCCGATTGCTCCAACTCCGAAAGTAGCAAAATCAAGTGCTCCAAAAGAACCGAAAGAGTCTCGAAAAGAGCATAAAAAGGAGACGACTTTTGAAGCAAGCGGTGCAAAATCGGAGGATTTAATGCAGATAAACAACGCGTTGAGCATGATTCGAGAACGTGAGGAAAAGCTTAAAGCAGAGCTCGCCGCTGCACAAGCGATAAAGGATAAACTGACGAGTGTGAAGAATCGACGAGAAGATAATCCGAATGAGCCATTTCCGGAGAAGCTTATCAATGAGACAAGAGCCTTGTGCACGACGCAAGTTGGACAAAATGCTTCAAGttcttcagcttcttctgCTGCTTTGAGg aacggaCGAAGCAAAAAAGCAGCATCCGCACGTCTCTATGGTTACGAATTTGATTCGGATGATGAGGATAATAAGATGGCACTGACTTATGAGGAAAAACGAAACTTGAGCAATCTGATTAATAATTTACCCAACAATCAACTCAACACCATAATTTCGATTATTCAACGGAGAGAACGAAGCgct ctgatGCAACAACAACTCGATGACAGTGAGGTTGAACTGGATTTCGAATCACTTGGAGATATGTGCCTGAGAGAAATGGGTGCATTTATCAAAACAATTCCAACATTAAACGGAAATGGCGATGATGAGAAGCCGAAAACGTCTTCGAATCCGACATCTTCTGGAGCAACAGGATCAAAGGGTTCGTCGTCGTTGGAGagcaaaaatggaaagaaaa CTTCAgagaaaaacttcaatatGTCCGAATCCTCGGATGATGAGACGTCGAATAGTCGAAAACGTCGAAAGAGAGAGAGCAGTGAATCACAGAGCTCTTCGTCCAGTGATGATGATTCAGATGATGAGGATAGGCCGA GTATTCCCCGTAAATCAGGTCAACCACCATCAACATCACGTGAATGGAATCAATCATCAGCTCCTCCACCACGAATGGGAGGAATGGGAGGACAACCACCAATGTCACGAGTACCTGCATCATCATCCACATCTGTATCAGCAATCGGAAAGAACAACGCAGCCGCCTCGTCGAATTCATATC AAGCTCCAAAACCTGCACCAGTACCAGCACCAACATCATCAAGACCTCCGGCAGCACCGAGACCACCGTCAAAACCAAAGAAAACGGGTGGAGCGAGTATTCTTGATACTCTACTTCCAGATACATTTGGAGCATCACCTCCCCAG
- the bet-1 gene encoding Bromodomain-containing protein bet-1 (Confirmed by transcript evidence), giving the protein MSEGSGDQSQQRPWASPRQQPIKGIVQPRVLPPFGKPTRHTNKLDYIMTTVLKEAGKHKHVWPFQKPVDAVALCIPLYHERVARPMDLKTIENRLKSTYYTCAQECIDDIETVFQNCYTFNGKEDDVTIMAQNVHEVIKKSLEQAPREEHDMDVYWGKNKKKPAKSDGGSKSSSSKKNDARGPSEAPSEAGSEVSSVTTASAAAPTVSESASVAAKPERKVAGKKTGKRKAESEDDEKPEPLRAKREVAVVKKEVHQPLLPSMKPCLKLLNDFSTKKYQEFAWPFNEPVDAEQLGLHDYHKIIKEPMDLKSMKAKMESGAYKEPSDFEHDVRLMLRNCFLYNPVGDPVHSFGLRFQEVFDRRWAELGDSSSRASSVAPQSAPIAPTPKVAKSSAPKEPKESRKEHKKETTFEASGAKSEDLMQINNALSMIREREEKLKAELAAAQAIKDKLTSVKNRREDNPNEPFPEKLINETRALCTTQVGQNASSSSASSAALRNGRSKKAASARLYGYEFDSDDEDNKMALTYEEKRNLSNLINNLPNNQLNTIISIIQRRERSALMQQQLDDSEVELDFESLGDMCLREMGAFIKTIPTLNGNGDDEKPKTSSNPTSSGATGSKGSSSLESKNGKKTSEKNFNMSESSDDETSNSRKRRKRESSESQSSSSSDDDSDDEDRPSIPRKSGQPPSTSREWNQSSAPPPRMGGMGGQPPMSRVPASSSTSVSAIGKNNAAASSNSYQAPKPAPVPAPTSSRPPAAPRPPSKPKKTGGASILDTLLPDTFGASPPQSQPTTSATIRSPTESQPGNGEDEQTRIQRMRMEAKRARQKEDEGSVSLSNQMEMMAAFEFDNTY; this is encoded by the exons atgtctgAGGGCAGCGGAGACCAATCACAACAACGACCATGGGCAAGTCCGCGACAG CAACCAATCAAAGGAATCGTACAGCCACGAGTACTTCCACCATTCGGAAAGCCAACACGACACACAAACAAACTGGACTACATTATGACAACAGTACTCAAAGAGGCTGGAAAACATAAACATGTCTGGCCGTTTCAGAAGCCCGTCGATGCGGTTGCTTTATGTATTCCT CTATATCACGAGAGAGTCGCCCGACCAATGGACTTGAAAACAATCGAGAATAGACTGAAAAGTACTTATTACACATGTGCTCAAGAATGCATTGAT gatatcgaaacagttttccaaaactgCTACACATTCAATGGGAAAGAGGACGACGTGACAATTATGGCCCAAAATGTGCACGAAGTGATAAAAAAGTCACTGGAACAAGCACCTCGCGAAGAGCATGATATGGATGTTTATTGgggaaaaaataagaaaaaaccggcaaaaagtGACGGTGGATCGAAATCTTCGTCGAGCAAGAAGAATGATGCTCGTGGACCATCTGAAGCACCGTCAGAGGCTGGAAGTGAAGTTTCGTCTGTAACAACAGCATCAGCAGCAGCCCCGACGGTTTCTGAGTCTGCGAGTGTTGCCGCGAAG ccaGAACGAAAAGTGGCCGGAAAGAAGACGGGAAAACGAAAAGCCGAATCAGAAGATGACGAGAAGCCGGAACCTTTGAGAGCAAAACGAGAGGTGGCTGTTGTCAAAAAAGAAGTTCATCAGCCATTGCTCCCAAGTATGAAGCCCTGTCTGAAGCTGCTCAatgatttttctacaaaaaaatatcag GAATTTGCTTGGCCATTCAACGAACCAGTAGACGCTGAACAACTGGGACTCCATGATTATcataaaattatcaaagaaCCAATGGATCTGAAATCAATGAAAGCAAAAATGGAAAGTGGAGCATACAAGGAACCTTCAGATTTCGAGCATGATGTTCGTTTAATGCTCAGGAATTGTTTTCTTTATAATCCAGTCGGTGATCCGGTTCACAGTTTTGGTCTTAGGTTTCAAGAAGTTTTTGATAGACGATGGGCTGAACTAGGTGATTCGAGTTCTCGTGCTTCATCAGTTGCACCTCAATCAGCTCCGATTGCTCCAACTCCGAAAGTAGCAAAATCAAGTGCTCCAAAAGAACCGAAAGAGTCTCGAAAAGAGCATAAAAAGGAGACGACTTTTGAAGCAAGCGGTGCAAAATCGGAGGATTTAATGCAGATAAACAACGCGTTGAGCATGATTCGAGAACGTGAGGAAAAGCTTAAAGCAGAGCTCGCCGCTGCACAAGCGATAAAGGATAAACTGACGAGTGTGAAGAATCGACGAGAAGATAATCCGAATGAGCCATTTCCGGAGAAGCTTATCAATGAGACAAGAGCCTTGTGCACGACGCAAGTTGGACAAAATGCTTCAAGttcttcagcttcttctgCTGCTTTGAGg aacggaCGAAGCAAAAAAGCAGCATCCGCACGTCTCTATGGTTACGAATTTGATTCGGATGATGAGGATAATAAGATGGCACTGACTTATGAGGAAAAACGAAACTTGAGCAATCTGATTAATAATTTACCCAACAATCAACTCAACACCATAATTTCGATTATTCAACGGAGAGAACGAAGCgct ctgatGCAACAACAACTCGATGACAGTGAGGTTGAACTGGATTTCGAATCACTTGGAGATATGTGCCTGAGAGAAATGGGTGCATTTATCAAAACAATTCCAACATTAAACGGAAATGGCGATGATGAGAAGCCGAAAACGTCTTCGAATCCGACATCTTCTGGAGCAACAGGATCAAAGGGTTCGTCGTCGTTGGAGagcaaaaatggaaagaaaa CTTCAgagaaaaacttcaatatGTCCGAATCCTCGGATGATGAGACGTCGAATAGTCGAAAACGTCGAAAGAGAGAGAGCAGTGAATCACAGAGCTCTTCGTCCAGTGATGATGATTCAGATGATGAGGATAGGCCGA GTATTCCCCGTAAATCAGGTCAACCACCATCAACATCACGTGAATGGAATCAATCATCAGCTCCTCCACCACGAATGGGAGGAATGGGAGGACAACCACCAATGTCACGAGTACCTGCATCATCATCCACATCTGTATCAGCAATCGGAAAGAACAACGCAGCCGCCTCGTCGAATTCATATC AAGCTCCAAAACCTGCACCAGTACCAGCACCAACATCATCAAGACCTCCGGCAGCACCGAGACCACCGTCAAAACCAAAGAAAACGGGTGGAGCGAGTATTCTTGATACTCTACTTCCAGATACATTTGGAGCATCACCTCCCCAG
- the bet-1 gene encoding Bromodomain-containing protein bet-1 (Confirmed by transcript evidence) → MSEGSGDQSQQRPWASPRQQPIKGIVQPRVLPPFGKPTRHTNKLDYIMTTVLKEAGKHKHVWPFQKPVDAVALCIPLYHERVARPMDLKTIENRLKSTYYTCAQECIDDIETVFQNCYTFNGKEDDVTIMAQNVHEVIKKSLEQAPREEHDMDVYWGKNKKKPAKSDGGSKSSSSKKNDARGPSEAPSEAGSEVSSVTTASAAAPTVSESASVAAKPERKVAGKKTGKRKAESEDDEKPEPLRAKREVAVVKKEVHQPLLPSMKPCLKLLNDFSTKKYQEFAWPFNEPVDAEQLGLHDYHKIIKEPMDLKSMKAKMESGAYKEPSDFEHDVRLMLRNCFLYNPVGDPVHSFGLRFQEVFDRRWAELGDSSSRASSVAPQSAPIAPTPKVAKSSAPKEPKESRKEHKKETTFEASGAKSEDLMQINNALSMIREREEKLKAELAAAQAIKDKLTSVKNRREDNPNEPFPEKLINETRALCTTQVGQNASSSSASSAALRNGRSKKAASARLYGYEFDSDDEDNKMALTYEEKRNLSNLINNLPNNQLNTIISIIQRRERSALMQQQLDDSEVELDFESLGDMCLREMGAFIKTIPTLNGNGDDEKPKTSSNPTSSGATGSKGSSSLESKNGKKTSEKNFNMSESSDDETSNSRKRRKRESSESQSSSSSDDDSDDEDRPISGIPRKSGQPPSTSREWNQSSAPPPRMGGMGGQPPMSRVPASSSTSVSAIGKNNAAASSNSYQAPKPAPVPAPTSSRPPAAPRPPSKPKKTGGASILDTLLPDTFGASPPQFFQSQPTTSATIRSPTESQPGNGEDEQTRIQRMRMEAKRARQKEDEGSVSLSNQMEMMAAFEFDNTY, encoded by the exons atgtctgAGGGCAGCGGAGACCAATCACAACAACGACCATGGGCAAGTCCGCGACAG CAACCAATCAAAGGAATCGTACAGCCACGAGTACTTCCACCATTCGGAAAGCCAACACGACACACAAACAAACTGGACTACATTATGACAACAGTACTCAAAGAGGCTGGAAAACATAAACATGTCTGGCCGTTTCAGAAGCCCGTCGATGCGGTTGCTTTATGTATTCCT CTATATCACGAGAGAGTCGCCCGACCAATGGACTTGAAAACAATCGAGAATAGACTGAAAAGTACTTATTACACATGTGCTCAAGAATGCATTGAT gatatcgaaacagttttccaaaactgCTACACATTCAATGGGAAAGAGGACGACGTGACAATTATGGCCCAAAATGTGCACGAAGTGATAAAAAAGTCACTGGAACAAGCACCTCGCGAAGAGCATGATATGGATGTTTATTGgggaaaaaataagaaaaaaccggcaaaaagtGACGGTGGATCGAAATCTTCGTCGAGCAAGAAGAATGATGCTCGTGGACCATCTGAAGCACCGTCAGAGGCTGGAAGTGAAGTTTCGTCTGTAACAACAGCATCAGCAGCAGCCCCGACGGTTTCTGAGTCTGCGAGTGTTGCCGCGAAG ccaGAACGAAAAGTGGCCGGAAAGAAGACGGGAAAACGAAAAGCCGAATCAGAAGATGACGAGAAGCCGGAACCTTTGAGAGCAAAACGAGAGGTGGCTGTTGTCAAAAAAGAAGTTCATCAGCCATTGCTCCCAAGTATGAAGCCCTGTCTGAAGCTGCTCAatgatttttctacaaaaaaatatcag GAATTTGCTTGGCCATTCAACGAACCAGTAGACGCTGAACAACTGGGACTCCATGATTATcataaaattatcaaagaaCCAATGGATCTGAAATCAATGAAAGCAAAAATGGAAAGTGGAGCATACAAGGAACCTTCAGATTTCGAGCATGATGTTCGTTTAATGCTCAGGAATTGTTTTCTTTATAATCCAGTCGGTGATCCGGTTCACAGTTTTGGTCTTAGGTTTCAAGAAGTTTTTGATAGACGATGGGCTGAACTAGGTGATTCGAGTTCTCGTGCTTCATCAGTTGCACCTCAATCAGCTCCGATTGCTCCAACTCCGAAAGTAGCAAAATCAAGTGCTCCAAAAGAACCGAAAGAGTCTCGAAAAGAGCATAAAAAGGAGACGACTTTTGAAGCAAGCGGTGCAAAATCGGAGGATTTAATGCAGATAAACAACGCGTTGAGCATGATTCGAGAACGTGAGGAAAAGCTTAAAGCAGAGCTCGCCGCTGCACAAGCGATAAAGGATAAACTGACGAGTGTGAAGAATCGACGAGAAGATAATCCGAATGAGCCATTTCCGGAGAAGCTTATCAATGAGACAAGAGCCTTGTGCACGACGCAAGTTGGACAAAATGCTTCAAGttcttcagcttcttctgCTGCTTTGAGg aacggaCGAAGCAAAAAAGCAGCATCCGCACGTCTCTATGGTTACGAATTTGATTCGGATGATGAGGATAATAAGATGGCACTGACTTATGAGGAAAAACGAAACTTGAGCAATCTGATTAATAATTTACCCAACAATCAACTCAACACCATAATTTCGATTATTCAACGGAGAGAACGAAGCgct ctgatGCAACAACAACTCGATGACAGTGAGGTTGAACTGGATTTCGAATCACTTGGAGATATGTGCCTGAGAGAAATGGGTGCATTTATCAAAACAATTCCAACATTAAACGGAAATGGCGATGATGAGAAGCCGAAAACGTCTTCGAATCCGACATCTTCTGGAGCAACAGGATCAAAGGGTTCGTCGTCGTTGGAGagcaaaaatggaaagaaaa CTTCAgagaaaaacttcaatatGTCCGAATCCTCGGATGATGAGACGTCGAATAGTCGAAAACGTCGAAAGAGAGAGAGCAGTGAATCACAGAGCTCTTCGTCCAGTGATGATGATTCAGATGATGAGGATAGGCCGA TTTCAGGTATTCCCCGTAAATCAGGTCAACCACCATCAACATCACGTGAATGGAATCAATCATCAGCTCCTCCACCACGAATGGGAGGAATGGGAGGACAACCACCAATGTCACGAGTACCTGCATCATCATCCACATCTGTATCAGCAATCGGAAAGAACAACGCAGCCGCCTCGTCGAATTCATATC AAGCTCCAAAACCTGCACCAGTACCAGCACCAACATCATCAAGACCTCCGGCAGCACCGAGACCACCGTCAAAACCAAAGAAAACGGGTGGAGCGAGTATTCTTGATACTCTACTTCCAGATACATTTGGAGCATCACCTCCCCAG